Proteins encoded in a region of the Stieleria neptunia genome:
- a CDS encoding beta/alpha barrel domain-containing protein has protein sequence MSIDLSTHFGGLHLQSPIVVGSCPMTAEEPSQVALVSAGAGAIVLPSLFQEQVLLWNDRNGIAFSAQEQALLKRSRRVPVENAGLDAESYLEMVTRASTQLSIPAIASLNGESGGHWLEFAKEVEQAGAAAIELCLQPPPPSVYGTAREVEDAVVEVVTKIDHAIKIPLFVKLHRSYTRLSQLSCRLLSGAQGLILFGRLPDTDISLDTFQLKSEWTLTEPGTISKIIGPVMQVHSYCPGMPLAACGGIGTSIDVVKALLAGADVAMVTSAVCRDGPTVVRTLIDGLRNFMERHRMKSLDDLFEKRPLEFDSESQRNDYLKGLTARFDPAEVRRKVSRLHGDRWGHPTSDVVAD, from the coding sequence ATGAGCATCGATCTCAGCACCCATTTTGGCGGCTTGCATCTTCAATCACCGATCGTGGTGGGCTCCTGTCCGATGACGGCGGAGGAGCCGAGCCAGGTCGCGTTGGTTTCGGCCGGTGCAGGGGCGATCGTGCTGCCGTCTCTCTTTCAAGAGCAGGTCTTGTTGTGGAACGATCGCAACGGCATTGCGTTTTCGGCCCAGGAACAAGCGTTGCTCAAACGCAGCCGACGCGTTCCGGTGGAGAATGCCGGATTGGATGCCGAGTCCTACCTGGAAATGGTCACACGTGCCTCGACACAGCTTTCGATTCCCGCGATCGCCAGTCTGAACGGAGAGAGTGGCGGCCATTGGTTGGAGTTTGCCAAGGAGGTGGAGCAGGCCGGTGCGGCGGCCATCGAGTTGTGTTTGCAGCCGCCTCCGCCGAGCGTGTACGGCACCGCACGCGAGGTCGAAGACGCGGTCGTCGAGGTGGTGACGAAAATCGATCACGCGATCAAGATTCCGCTGTTCGTCAAACTGCATCGCAGCTACACCCGGCTCAGCCAACTTTCCTGTCGGTTGCTCTCGGGCGCGCAGGGATTGATTCTGTTCGGCCGATTACCCGACACCGACATCTCCCTGGACACGTTCCAGCTGAAATCCGAGTGGACGCTCACCGAACCGGGAACGATCAGCAAGATCATCGGGCCGGTGATGCAAGTCCACAGCTACTGTCCTGGCATGCCGTTGGCCGCCTGTGGCGGGATCGGCACCAGCATCGATGTCGTGAAGGCCTTGTTGGCCGGCGCCGACGTCGCCATGGTCACCTCGGCGGTCTGTCGCGATGGCCCGACGGTGGTCCGCACGCTGATCGATGGGTTGCGGAACTTCATGGAACGTCATCGCATGAAATCGCTCGACGATCTGTTCGAAAAACGCCCGCTGGAATTCGACTCCGAATCCCAACGCAACGACTACCTGAAAGGACTGACGGCGCGGTTTGATCCGGCCGAAGTCCGCCGCAAGGTGTCGCGTTTGCATGGCGATCGCTGGGGCCACCCGACCAGCGATGTCGTGGCAGATTGA
- a CDS encoding SGNH/GDSL hydrolase family protein, whose translation MRSLSIRSFVLVCTLILAGNSPAQDLPRDTTTWQYSADQLRPFWKGDVVEQESVLFLRDSESGEARGSMLFPIREIISVRSSSGDITYQPGVDYRFIPGTREIVIPAGSRVLTTPPSALRRPANSQRHQLTHRDGNGEILFGAKLEYHQMQTHVTYKKADTVWPVTMPVFDPDSLPITLKKLRDRQPVSIVLLGDSISTGCNASGWGGAAPFQPAYQDLLVQHLREHYQADVVLTNLSVGGKSTPWGVTMIDQVTEQRPDLVILAFGMNDSAGRSPEEYGQNTAAMIQKTRVICPQAEFILIASMTGNRDWVRLNHDVFPKYRDQLASLCEPGIALADLTSVWGEFMQRKKDCDLTGNGVNHPNDFGHRVYAQVLSALLVP comes from the coding sequence ATGCGCTCCCTGTCGATTCGTTCCTTCGTCCTCGTTTGCACACTGATTCTGGCGGGCAATTCGCCGGCCCAGGATCTTCCGCGCGACACGACCACGTGGCAGTACTCTGCCGATCAATTGCGACCGTTTTGGAAAGGCGACGTCGTCGAGCAGGAATCCGTGTTGTTTTTGCGTGATTCCGAGTCGGGGGAAGCACGAGGTTCGATGCTGTTTCCGATCCGCGAAATCATCTCGGTGCGCAGCTCATCGGGTGACATCACGTATCAGCCAGGCGTGGACTATCGATTCATCCCCGGCACTCGCGAGATCGTCATTCCCGCCGGTTCACGCGTGCTGACGACTCCACCGTCGGCGCTGCGGCGTCCGGCAAATTCACAGAGGCATCAATTGACGCACCGGGATGGGAACGGCGAGATCCTGTTCGGCGCGAAATTGGAATACCATCAAATGCAAACCCATGTCACCTACAAGAAAGCCGACACGGTGTGGCCGGTCACGATGCCGGTGTTCGATCCCGATTCGCTTCCGATCACACTGAAGAAATTGCGTGACCGACAGCCGGTTTCGATCGTCTTGCTGGGGGACAGCATTTCGACCGGCTGCAACGCATCGGGCTGGGGCGGAGCAGCCCCGTTCCAACCGGCCTACCAAGACTTACTCGTCCAGCATCTGCGCGAACATTATCAGGCGGACGTTGTGCTGACGAATCTCTCGGTCGGCGGCAAATCGACTCCGTGGGGCGTGACCATGATCGATCAAGTCACCGAGCAGCGGCCCGATCTGGTGATCTTGGCCTTCGGGATGAACGATTCCGCGGGACGCTCGCCCGAGGAATATGGTCAGAACACGGCCGCCATGATCCAGAAAACACGAGTGATTTGTCCCCAGGCGGAATTCATCTTGATCGCTTCGATGACCGGCAATCGCGACTGGGTGCGGCTGAATCACGACGTGTTTCCGAAGTACCGCGATCAATTGGCGTCGCTTTGTGAGCCCGGTATCGCGCTGGCGGATCTGACCAGCGTGTGGGGTGAGTTCATGCAGCGGAAAAAGGACTGTGACCTGACCGGCAACGGCGTCAACCATCCCAACGACTTCGGGCATCGGGTTTACGCCCAAGTGCTCTCCGCATTGCTGGTCCCCTAG
- a CDS encoding BPL-N domain-containing protein, with protein sequence MQKPRIPHRFTGRLLSALLILISALGLAGGEIAPVEAQVAASIQPPTATSGTLGTGTTWETPWYVIDSGQDGPTVLITGGVHGNEPAGFRAAEQIRHWPIRRGKLVVLPQINRLGLAANIRWTPDHRNDRQRRDLNRSFPTSERDEALTEHTRAIWDFITDHQPDWVFDLHEGFDFHRLNADSVGSSVIAFPGQRDFAKRIQQAVNADVDPQRHFDVLAKSGPVVGSLARACHEQLGAVSFIFETTFKDQPLSRRTRQHRRMVSTALLSIDVIAEDCVDHLAPQPSRGITNVALFDDSGANEAKVLKVLEGRPELRVRQVGRHDIRPEVLDQFDVLVFPGGSGSKQGKAIGPDGRDHVRQFIRDGGGVVGICAGAYLCSSHYSWSLNLMNAAVFNQTVEIPGKGRKSMWYRGPATDVDVELTDQGSQVLGVSGTQSIQYQNGPILSPGDNDALPEYEPWAYFRSENGIYEPQKNTMIGAPAIVFARYGHGRMLAISPHFESTPGQSGVIPRAIAHVRGE encoded by the coding sequence ATGCAAAAACCACGAATCCCCCATCGCTTCACCGGCCGTCTCCTGTCCGCGCTCTTGATCCTCATTTCGGCACTCGGGCTCGCCGGGGGCGAAATCGCACCGGTGGAAGCCCAAGTCGCCGCATCGATTCAGCCTCCGACGGCCACGTCCGGGACGCTGGGCACGGGCACGACGTGGGAAACGCCCTGGTATGTCATCGACAGCGGACAGGACGGCCCGACGGTGTTGATCACCGGCGGCGTGCACGGGAATGAACCGGCGGGATTCCGAGCCGCCGAGCAGATTCGTCACTGGCCCATCAGACGCGGAAAACTGGTGGTCCTGCCGCAGATCAATCGGCTGGGTCTGGCCGCCAACATCCGTTGGACGCCGGACCATCGGAACGATCGCCAGCGCCGCGACCTCAACCGCAGCTTTCCGACGTCCGAGCGAGACGAAGCGTTGACCGAACACACCCGAGCGATCTGGGACTTCATCACGGATCACCAGCCCGATTGGGTCTTCGATCTTCACGAGGGATTTGATTTCCATCGTCTCAACGCCGACTCGGTCGGCTCAAGTGTGATCGCCTTTCCCGGCCAACGTGATTTTGCCAAACGGATTCAACAAGCCGTCAATGCAGACGTCGATCCGCAACGTCATTTCGACGTGTTGGCCAAAAGCGGTCCCGTGGTCGGCAGCCTGGCCCGAGCGTGTCACGAACAACTGGGCGCCGTGAGTTTTATTTTTGAAACGACGTTCAAAGATCAGCCCCTTTCGCGTCGGACGCGACAGCATCGACGGATGGTTTCGACTGCGCTCTTATCGATCGACGTGATTGCGGAGGATTGTGTCGATCACTTGGCCCCGCAGCCGTCGCGCGGGATCACGAACGTGGCGTTGTTCGACGATTCGGGAGCCAACGAAGCGAAAGTGTTGAAGGTTCTCGAGGGCCGGCCGGAGCTGCGGGTGCGACAGGTCGGGCGGCACGACATCCGTCCGGAAGTGTTGGATCAATTCGACGTCCTGGTGTTCCCCGGCGGCTCGGGAAGCAAACAGGGCAAGGCGATCGGCCCGGACGGTCGCGATCACGTCCGCCAGTTCATTCGCGATGGCGGGGGCGTCGTGGGAATCTGCGCCGGCGCCTACCTGTGCTCGTCGCACTATTCATGGTCGCTGAACCTGATGAATGCCGCCGTGTTCAACCAAACGGTGGAGATCCCCGGCAAGGGCCGCAAGTCGATGTGGTATCGCGGCCCCGCCACCGATGTCGACGTCGAACTGACCGACCAGGGATCGCAGGTGCTGGGCGTCTCCGGAACGCAGTCGATTCAGTACCAAAACGGCCCGATCCTTTCACCGGGAGACAACGACGCGTTACCGGAATATGAACCGTGGGCTTACTTCCGCAGCGAGAACGGGATTTACGAGCCGCAAAAAAACACCATGATCGGCGCCCCGGCAATCGTTTTCGCCCGTTATGGCCACGGGCGAATGCTCGCCATTAGCCCACATTTCGAGAGCACCCCGGGTCAGTCGGGGGTGATCCCACGAGCCATCGCCCACGTCCGCGGCGAATAG
- a CDS encoding M56 family metallopeptidase: MSEWLHRWDLIDQTHPALATLILWVLRAAMIVMAAWFMDRLASKWSSGFRHCVWICAFGALVLLVPQLLTSFPIRIPVRVLQSSASPVSLPTNDVAVTSDRQRAASSVTAERRRRETNGPISDAPVPAHSAAPPVPSIPVGDAVSPVSDAFSARPPEQRSVPVTAASSSVALIMIMIYFTGLLGWIVRIVVSWVRLRRFATEAIELTAEQWQLAQICARRLCLSGTPQCRISASVSLPLTFGVLRPMVLVPISFRSFTVDQQRHCLLHEMAHVARRDSCWNWLAEITSAVYWFHPSVHWARRNLRRSREDAADDAVLRSGESRASYSRSLLEITQGIAAVAQPPAAISSGTNLQYRIGRMLARTSKDSRPPRWTIAAVGLGFLLIALSGISLEAVVAQTSPAVVENNAVPLASPPQDRVAADEGLFQRFQTVELAKPAGEASQQVNLELVGRVTDANGPVLGAVVLIREFVFSRGPDGKYISPPIVARTTTGQDGRYQVQGFPTIRLKSLGRARWEILVADKTDRLGLGVYALSPFDRRSPALGTASVDIRLPGSEEIAARVVTPTGSGISDVRVAVKEITVPTSAHSNADPFSDPFTRRRGDPFTNEPHAYRFPSDKIQLVAKTDDDGRVAFQMPERASLVLGIRREGYFPRLHRVSAPGYATGLRGAPVIEESVSPATIELRKQLFVSVAIHDDAGAPVKQYTLSALTPQGKSPSQRFQISEDGRMRTTVEFLRGTSDDNGQVQFIARFPFESGLLPRSYAVPAESVIDRRELRLQAQHGIRASGRVVRKDDGTGIANAQVCWHRQAGRIEDSLLRSTTDAQGEWRMVIPKEKGYLSVVGSSPGLNFLTIDQFNVESSRQRQLTQAIDARDLFEIRVPEFQIQSIPARWVTVVDTNGSPVEGAWVQCQFIETLDRDHRTYHLSQTLAESAKTGPDGRCSLVLRRSAWEHGTVSVMKTDYEDASPRPRFTAAQATINPNSNAPIKLVLRDPWLVSGRVMLDGKPATGLHAGLTTRLIGSGDFGQFKTDTVPIGDDGSFQITAVAGLEYAVAVRNDSDTGRKYFYWQTPIEMNASGRLNVGTLRVSSDQLKTHQQMYDERYKTEIGNTDRG; this comes from the coding sequence ATGAGTGAGTGGTTACACCGCTGGGATCTGATTGATCAAACGCATCCGGCGTTGGCAACGTTGATCCTCTGGGTCTTGCGTGCGGCGATGATCGTGATGGCCGCGTGGTTCATGGACCGTCTGGCGAGCAAGTGGTCGTCCGGTTTTCGTCATTGTGTCTGGATCTGTGCCTTCGGCGCGCTCGTTCTGTTGGTGCCGCAACTGCTGACGTCCTTTCCGATCCGGATTCCGGTTCGCGTGTTGCAATCATCCGCCTCGCCAGTCAGCCTGCCAACGAATGACGTCGCCGTCACGTCGGACCGACAACGCGCGGCGAGTTCGGTCACGGCTGAGCGACGGCGGCGTGAGACGAACGGTCCCATCTCGGACGCTCCCGTCCCCGCGCATTCGGCTGCCCCTCCGGTCCCGTCGATACCGGTGGGGGATGCCGTTTCGCCGGTGTCGGATGCATTTTCGGCAAGACCGCCCGAGCAACGTTCCGTCCCGGTCACAGCGGCGTCGTCGTCGGTTGCGTTGATCATGATCATGATCTACTTCACCGGGCTACTGGGATGGATTGTCAGGATCGTTGTCAGTTGGGTCAGATTGAGGCGTTTTGCGACCGAAGCCATCGAATTGACTGCGGAGCAGTGGCAACTCGCCCAGATCTGCGCACGGCGTTTGTGCCTGAGCGGAACGCCGCAGTGTCGCATTTCAGCATCTGTTTCATTGCCGCTGACGTTCGGAGTGCTGCGTCCGATGGTGTTGGTTCCGATCAGCTTTCGATCCTTCACTGTCGATCAGCAGCGGCATTGCCTGTTGCATGAAATGGCGCACGTTGCCCGGCGTGACTCATGCTGGAATTGGCTGGCGGAAATCACGTCGGCCGTCTATTGGTTTCACCCGTCGGTCCATTGGGCTCGCCGGAATCTGCGGCGGTCACGAGAGGACGCCGCCGACGATGCGGTCTTGCGCTCCGGCGAGAGCAGGGCCTCCTACTCTCGAAGTCTGCTGGAGATCACGCAGGGCATCGCTGCGGTTGCCCAACCACCGGCGGCGATTTCGTCCGGTACGAACCTGCAATACCGCATTGGACGGATGTTAGCTCGCACGTCGAAGGACAGCCGACCGCCTCGTTGGACGATCGCCGCGGTCGGCCTGGGTTTTTTGCTGATTGCATTGTCGGGAATCAGCTTGGAAGCCGTGGTTGCCCAAACATCCCCCGCCGTCGTTGAGAACAATGCGGTCCCGTTGGCCTCACCACCTCAGGATCGCGTCGCCGCGGACGAGGGCTTGTTTCAACGATTTCAAACCGTCGAACTCGCAAAGCCGGCGGGTGAAGCCTCTCAACAGGTCAACCTTGAATTGGTCGGCCGGGTGACCGATGCCAACGGTCCCGTGCTTGGGGCGGTCGTCTTGATTCGCGAATTTGTTTTCTCCCGCGGCCCGGACGGCAAATACATCTCGCCGCCGATCGTTGCCCGAACGACGACCGGTCAGGATGGCCGCTACCAGGTCCAGGGGTTTCCGACCATCCGCCTGAAGTCACTCGGTCGTGCCCGTTGGGAGATTTTGGTGGCCGATAAAACCGACCGACTCGGACTCGGCGTTTACGCTCTGTCACCGTTCGATCGCCGATCCCCCGCGTTGGGGACAGCATCGGTCGATATCCGACTACCTGGCAGCGAAGAAATTGCAGCACGAGTCGTGACGCCGACCGGAAGCGGAATCAGTGATGTCCGTGTCGCCGTGAAAGAAATCACCGTGCCGACGAGCGCCCACTCCAATGCCGATCCGTTTTCCGATCCGTTTACGCGGCGAAGAGGAGATCCCTTCACCAACGAACCCCACGCCTATCGCTTTCCCTCTGACAAAATCCAGCTGGTCGCAAAGACAGACGACGACGGCCGGGTCGCCTTTCAAATGCCGGAACGTGCATCGCTGGTGTTGGGAATTCGACGGGAGGGTTATTTCCCGCGTCTACACAGGGTCTCAGCGCCGGGCTATGCGACGGGCCTACGAGGAGCACCAGTGATTGAAGAGTCCGTCTCACCCGCAACGATCGAACTACGGAAACAGCTTTTCGTTTCGGTCGCCATCCATGATGATGCCGGTGCCCCCGTCAAACAGTACACGCTCTCCGCGTTGACGCCACAGGGCAAATCGCCGTCGCAGCGATTTCAGATTTCCGAGGACGGAAGGATGCGGACGACCGTTGAGTTCTTGCGTGGGACGTCGGACGACAACGGACAGGTTCAATTCATCGCACGTTTTCCGTTCGAGTCCGGTTTGCTGCCCCGCTCCTATGCGGTGCCGGCCGAATCAGTGATCGATCGACGCGAACTGCGTTTGCAGGCACAACATGGAATCCGGGCGTCCGGTCGAGTCGTACGGAAGGACGATGGCACCGGCATCGCCAACGCCCAAGTCTGTTGGCATCGCCAAGCGGGACGCATCGAAGATTCGCTCCTCCGTTCCACAACCGATGCACAAGGCGAGTGGCGGATGGTGATCCCGAAGGAAAAGGGCTACCTATCGGTCGTCGGTAGTTCGCCTGGATTGAATTTCCTTACGATTGATCAGTTCAATGTCGAGTCGTCAAGGCAACGGCAATTGACCCAAGCGATTGATGCTCGCGACCTCTTCGAGATAAGGGTGCCAGAATTCCAGATCCAAAGCATCCCCGCTCGATGGGTGACGGTCGTCGACACCAACGGATCGCCCGTGGAAGGTGCTTGGGTTCAATGCCAGTTTATCGAGACGCTCGATCGCGATCACCGAACCTATCACTTGTCTCAGACGTTGGCAGAGTCGGCGAAGACAGGGCCGGACGGTCGGTGTTCCTTGGTGCTGCGTCGATCGGCATGGGAACATGGAACGGTCAGCGTGATGAAAACCGATTACGAAGACGCCTCCCCGCGTCCCCGATTCACGGCGGCCCAGGCAACGATCAACCCCAACTCAAACGCCCCCATCAAGCTCGTTTTGCGTGATCCTTGGCTCGTCAGCGGGCGAGTGATGCTTGACGGCAAACCGGCCACCGGGCTTCATGCCGGGCTGACCACACGTCTGATCGGATCGGGAGACTTCGGTCAATTCAAGACCGATACCGTCCCGATCGGGGACGATGGCAGTTTCCAGATCACCGCCGTCGCGGGCTTGGAATACGCCGTCGCCGTGCGCAACGACTCTGACACAGGGCGAAAATACTTCTACTGGCAAACGCCGATCGAAATGAATGCCTCGGGCCGTCTCAACGTCGGAACGCTTCGCGTTTCAAGTGATCAGCTCAAGACACATCAACAGATGTACGACGAGCGTTACAAAACGGAAATTGGCAACACCGATCGCGGATGA
- a CDS encoding BlaI/MecI/CopY family transcriptional regulator codes for MAVEQLSRREREIVDILYAKEEATAAEVRLAMSGDPSDATVRTLLRILGEKGLVKFKRQGRHYRYRPVQPKKRAAKQAFRHVLNVFFGGSVEAALASHLSDPKTQLDQDELNRLRELISEAERGETT; via the coding sequence ATGGCGGTGGAGCAACTCAGTCGTCGCGAGCGGGAAATCGTCGACATCTTGTATGCCAAGGAGGAAGCGACCGCGGCCGAGGTGCGGCTGGCCATGTCCGGGGATCCGTCCGACGCCACGGTTCGGACGCTGTTGCGGATCTTGGGCGAAAAGGGGTTGGTCAAGTTTAAACGTCAGGGGAGGCACTACCGGTATCGGCCGGTGCAGCCCAAGAAACGGGCGGCGAAACAGGCGTTTCGGCACGTCTTGAATGTCTTCTTTGGTGGATCGGTGGAAGCGGCCCTGGCCTCGCACCTGTCCGATCCGAAAACGCAATTGGATCAAGACGAATTGAATCGATTGCGTGAATTGATTTCCGAAGCCGAGCGGGGGGAAACGACATGA
- a CDS encoding SecDF P1 head subdomain-containing protein, producing MSYADEIESGNSGSRSRRKTIVAIAVMVWVAIAVGLVFFAKTSVEGTRLVYQIEPSDVRADQIVSAVERRLDGFFDGAKVIRVVDDGTRLQIDLETTQSMQVDAIATMLHHEGHLRFLALAQPGRHNAVIDAARDQVDSGNLAREVRDESDASVGRWGLIDQTVDRATGWPKLKIEPKGLILRNSKTGALVDLASSLQTSQGQVEVGQWMFDNNVPGLDALVIVEPDLQLDGDSLSFAAMTEDANGQLAVSLEFTQQGSTALETLTKRYLPVGQRQTRLGIVFDDLLITAPNILQPIRKQAVITGDFEKAEIQAIIAVLKAGRLPIELPERPLKREPVRLTKPMLKWPL from the coding sequence GTGTCGTACGCTGACGAAATTGAATCCGGGAATTCCGGTTCCCGGTCGCGCCGCAAAACCATCGTTGCGATTGCCGTCATGGTCTGGGTCGCGATTGCGGTCGGGCTCGTGTTCTTTGCCAAGACCTCTGTGGAAGGAACCCGGTTGGTGTATCAGATCGAACCGTCGGATGTTCGCGCAGACCAAATCGTCTCGGCTGTCGAGCGACGGTTGGACGGTTTCTTCGATGGGGCGAAGGTGATCCGAGTGGTGGACGACGGAACGAGATTGCAGATCGATTTGGAAACCACCCAGAGCATGCAAGTCGATGCGATCGCGACGATGCTGCACCACGAGGGACACTTGCGATTTCTGGCCTTGGCCCAACCGGGGCGTCACAATGCCGTGATCGATGCGGCAAGGGATCAGGTCGACAGCGGTAATCTTGCGCGGGAGGTTCGCGACGAATCGGACGCGTCGGTCGGCAGATGGGGGTTGATCGACCAGACCGTCGATCGGGCAACGGGTTGGCCGAAGTTGAAGATCGAACCGAAGGGATTGATCCTGCGAAACTCGAAAACCGGTGCGCTGGTCGACTTGGCGTCGTCGCTTCAAACTTCCCAGGGGCAAGTCGAAGTGGGGCAATGGATGTTCGACAACAACGTCCCCGGACTGGACGCGTTGGTGATCGTCGAACCGGATCTTCAGCTGGACGGAGATTCGCTCAGCTTCGCCGCGATGACCGAAGATGCCAATGGTCAATTGGCGGTCTCGCTGGAGTTCACTCAGCAGGGCAGCACCGCGTTGGAAACGTTGACCAAACGCTATCTACCGGTCGGGCAACGGCAAACCCGACTCGGAATCGTCTTTGACGACCTGTTGATCACTGCGCCGAATATTCTGCAGCCGATCCGCAAGCAGGCAGTGATTACAGGCGACTTCGAAAAAGCCGAGATCCAGGCCATCATCGCCGTGCTCAAGGCCGGACGTCTGCCGATCGAGTTGCCCGAGAGACCACTGAAGCGAGAACCGGTCAGGCTGACCAAGCCGATGTTGAAGTGGCCGCTGTGA
- a CDS encoding NAD(P)(+) transhydrogenase (Re/Si-specific) subunit beta, whose amino-acid sequence MIASQTLPLNQSLATVAYIVAAVLFIFSLAGLAHQTSAKRGNLLGIIGMVLAVGATIFGVMNGGYLWMAAAIVPAILIGVRLAARLSMDHLPQLVAILHSFVGLAAVFVGISSHIEPGIAVPDGEMLIHKIEIYVGVFIGALTFTGSIVAFLKLAELIGGRAVTLPGRHVLNLVLMITCVGLGIWYCRVEGDDALVPLLIMTAISSLIGVHLVMAIGGADMPVVVSMLNSYSGWAAAAAGFMLKNHLLIVTGALVGSSGAILSYIMCAAMNRSFLSVIMGGFGSGAGGPAAVVEGTTKEFSVDETVAMLEEAQSIVIVPGYGMAVAQAQHSLAEVVKTLLKRNKEVRFAIHPVAGRLPGHMNVLLAEANVPYDIVLEMDEINEDMSDTDAILVIGANDIVNPAALDDPNSPIAGMPVIEVWTAKTCVVMKRGMATGYAGVGNPLFFKDNTYMLFGDAKQNVDAILRGLQR is encoded by the coding sequence GTGATTGCTTCTCAGACGCTGCCCCTGAACCAGTCCCTGGCCACGGTCGCGTACATCGTGGCGGCGGTCCTGTTCATTTTCTCCTTGGCCGGGTTGGCCCATCAGACGAGTGCCAAGCGTGGCAATCTGCTCGGGATCATCGGCATGGTGCTGGCGGTCGGGGCGACCATCTTTGGCGTGATGAACGGCGGATACCTCTGGATGGCGGCCGCGATTGTCCCGGCGATCTTGATCGGCGTCCGGTTGGCCGCACGGTTATCGATGGATCATCTGCCGCAACTGGTGGCGATCCTTCACAGCTTTGTGGGATTGGCCGCCGTTTTCGTCGGCATCTCCAGCCACATCGAACCCGGGATCGCGGTCCCCGACGGCGAGATGCTGATTCACAAAATCGAGATCTACGTCGGCGTCTTCATTGGCGCGTTGACCTTCACCGGATCAATCGTCGCGTTCTTGAAATTGGCCGAACTTATCGGTGGTCGAGCGGTGACGCTGCCCGGTCGCCACGTCTTGAACCTCGTCCTGATGATCACCTGTGTCGGTTTGGGAATCTGGTACTGCCGTGTCGAGGGTGATGATGCGCTGGTACCGCTGTTGATCATGACCGCGATCTCGTCACTGATCGGTGTTCACTTGGTGATGGCGATCGGCGGTGCGGACATGCCGGTGGTCGTTTCGATGCTCAACTCCTATTCCGGCTGGGCTGCCGCGGCGGCCGGATTCATGCTGAAGAACCACTTGCTGATCGTCACCGGTGCACTGGTCGGCAGCTCGGGCGCGATTCTGTCGTACATCATGTGCGCGGCGATGAATCGGAGTTTTTTGAGCGTGATCATGGGCGGGTTCGGCAGCGGCGCGGGCGGGCCGGCCGCCGTGGTCGAAGGCACGACGAAGGAGTTCAGCGTCGACGAGACGGTCGCGATGCTGGAAGAAGCACAAAGCATCGTGATCGTTCCGGGCTACGGCATGGCGGTCGCTCAAGCACAACATTCCCTTGCCGAAGTCGTCAAGACGCTGCTCAAACGCAACAAAGAAGTCCGTTTCGCCATCCACCCGGTCGCCGGACGCTTGCCCGGGCACATGAACGTGTTGCTGGCCGAAGCCAACGTGCCGTACGACATCGTGTTGGAAATGGACGAAATCAATGAAGACATGTCCGATACCGACGCGATCCTGGTGATCGGGGCCAACGACATCGTCAATCCGGCCGCACTGGATGATCCCAATAGCCCGATCGCGGGCATGCCGGTGATCGAAGTCTGGACGGCCAAAACCTGTGTGGTGATGAAGCGCGGCATGGCCACCGGATACGCCGGCGTCGGAAATCCGCTATTCTTTAAAGACAATACGTACATGTTGTTCGGTGACGCCAAGCAAAACGTCGACGCGATTTTGCGGGGGCTGCAACGTTGA